From Pogoniulus pusillus isolate bPogPus1 chromosome 17, bPogPus1.pri, whole genome shotgun sequence, the proteins below share one genomic window:
- the ABHD2 gene encoding monoacylglycerol lipase ABHD2, which yields MSAMLETPELPAVFDGVKLAAVAAVLYVIVRCLNLKSPTAPPELIYQDSALSRFLLKSCPLLTKEYIPPLIWGKSGHIQTALYGKMGRVRSPHPHGHRKYLTMPDGATATFDLFEPQSEHCIGEDVTMVICPGIANHSEKQYIRTFVDYAQKNGYRCAVLNHLGALPNIELTSPRMFTYGCTWEFGAMVNYIKKTHPQTQLVVVGFSLGGNIVCKYLGENQANQERVLCCVSVCQGYSAQRAQETFMQWDQCRRFYNFLMADNMKKIILSHRHVLFGDNNMKKPHNLADADLGKLYTATSLMQIDDNIMRKFHGYSSLKEYYEEESCLQYLHKIYVPLLLVNAADDPLVHESLLSIPRALSEKRENVMHVLLLHGGHLGFFEGSVLFPEPLTWMDKLVVQYANAICQWEKTKSHCSDTEQAVSGQE from the exons ATGAGTGCGATGCTGGAGACGCCGGAGCTGCCCGCGGTGTTCGATGGGGTGAAGCTGGCTGCAGTTGCTGCGGTGCTCTACGTTATTGTTCGCTGCTTGAATTTGAAAAGCCCAACTGCCCCTCCTGAACTCATTTACCAGGACTCTGCTTTGTCTCGTTTTCTACTCAAATCCTGCCCACTTTTGACCAAAGA GTACATTCCACCTCTGATCTGGGGGAAGAGTGGACACATCCAGACTGCCCTCTATGGAAAAATGGGGAGGGTGAGATCCCCACATCCCCACGGACACCGCAAGTACCTCACCATGCCAGATGGAGCCACAGCCACCTTTGATCTCTTTGAGCCCCAGTCTGAGCACTGCATTGGAG aggATGTGACCATGGTGATCTGCCCCGGGATTGCCAACCACAGTGAGAAGCAGTACATCCGCACCTTCGTCGACTACGCCCAGAAGAACGGCTACAGGTGTGCTGTGCTCAACCACTTGGGAGCCCTGCCAAACATTGAGCTCACTTCTCCACGCATGTTCACCTATG GTTGCACCTGGGAATTTGGAGCCATGGTTAATTACATCAAGAAGACCCACCCTCAGACCCAGCTGGTGGTTGTGGGCTTCAGCCTGGGTGGAAACATTGTGTGCAAATACCTGGGAGAGAACCAGGCCAACCAGGAGAGAGTCCTCTGCTGCGTCAGTGTGTGCCAAGGGTACAGTGCGCAGAG GGCCCAGGAAACCTTCATGCAGTGGGATCAGTGTAGGAGATTCTATAACTTCCTCATGGCAGACAACATGAAGAAGATCATCCTCTCCCACAG GCACGTTCTCTTTGGAGATAACAACATGAAGAAGCCACACAACCTGGCAGATGCTGATCTGGGCAAGCTCTACACAGCAACATCCCTTATGCAGATTGATGATAACATTATGAG GAAGTTCCATGGCTACAGTTCCCTGAAGGAGTACTATGAGGAAGAAAGCTGCCTGCAATACTTGCACAAG ATCTATGTTCCTCTGCTGTTGGTTAATGCTGCTGATGACCCTCTTGTGCATGAGAGTCTGCTATCAATCCCAAGAGCCCTCTCAG agaaaagggaaaatgtcATGCATGTGCTGCTCCTTCATGGAGGCCACCTGGGATTTTTTGAGGGGTCTGTGCTATTCCCAGAACCTCTTACCTGGATGGATAAGCTGGTGGTACAGTATGCCAATGCCATCTGCCAGTGGGAGAAGACAAAGTCTCACTGCTCAGACACAGAGCAGGCTGTATCTGGCCAGGAGTAA